From the genome of Bryobacteraceae bacterium:
CACTCGTATTGGATCGCAACCCTCGGCCAAAGGCCCGTCGGACTGGTTCACCGGAACGGTGAGGATTGACCCGCTGTTTCAGGCGCCCGATCCGGCGCTGGTCTCGGGCGCGAACGTCACCTTCGAGCCCGGCGCCCGCACCGCGTGGCATACGCATCCGCTGGGCCAGACGCTCATCGTCACCGCGGGCTGCGGCTGGGTGCAGCGCGACGGCGGGCCGAT
Proteins encoded in this window:
- a CDS encoding cupin domain-containing protein — protein: MEITRIGSQPSAKGPSDWFTGTVRIDPLFQAPDPALVSGANVTFEPGARTAWHTHPLGQTLIVTAGCGWVQRDGGPIEEIRPGDVVWIPPGEKHWHGARPTTAMTHIAIQERQGGKAVDWMEQVADEQYRKA